The DNA segment TATATACCGGCCACCAAGCAGCAAAGCTGCGCATCGAATAAACACCCTTTAGGCACAGGCCGCTATTACTTATTAAATCTATTAAATGGCCAGTCAACACTCAGCGACAACGGCTCCATCAAAAACTACCAAACACTAAACCATGGCGGCATACCCCCGGAACCTTTACTGATCTTTCTTCCTAAAAAGGTTTGCCCGTCAAAGAACTGCACAGCCACCAATAGCAACCACCAACAGCAGGATAATTTACTGGCCTGTATCGGCACAGAATGTATCGATAACCTGACCGAGCTAACTCTCGACAAAACCTACTGGCGGGAAAATAATGAGTAATATATTACAACAGACAAACACCAATACCGGTTTTAGCCTATTAGAAATGATAATGGTATTAGCGATTATCGGCCTACTCACCGCTATAGCGATCCCTCGCTACGAAAGTTATATCTTACGCAGTAACCGCATCGGCGAAGGTCTACCAGCCCTTAATCAACTGATGCAGGCTCAAGAGCGCCATGCTGCTCAATATGGAAGCTATACCGACAAGCTAACTGAACTAGGTTACAGCGCTGAGCCAATCACACCGGGAGGTCACTACAAACTTAAAGCGGTAGCTTGTGATAACACCGCCATCACTCACTGCATTGCTGTCCAGGCTCTGGCACAAGGCCAGCAAAGTAAAGATACTAACGGCGTAGATATTGATAACAACGGAGAGCCCGGTGACCTTAGCTATAACAGCCGTGGAGAAAAATCAGGAATCCATTAGGCAAGCAAACCAGCTACAAGGCCGAGACCTATCAACAGCCCCGGCTAACCCTCGCTGCAATAGAAATGCCTGCATTGAGCAGGTGTCTTAATAGCGTAATCTCAGCAGACAATGTACCGGAGTACTTAAATGGCACCTGAGAGCGGGCAGTACCCACCCCAATGTAATCATCAATAATAATGCCGTAACCATGTGTGGTAAGGTTTCACAGAGCTAGCGGAGTAAATTGAATCGTTACGGTATAGCCAAGCGCTGCGGCGTAGCTTTCTATGGTAGACAGACGTGGGGAAATTTCAGAGTGCA comes from the Oceanicoccus sagamiensis genome and includes:
- a CDS encoding type IV pilin protein, with translation MSNILQQTNTNTGFSLLEMIMVLAIIGLLTAIAIPRYESYILRSNRIGEGLPALNQLMQAQERHAAQYGSYTDKLTELGYSAEPITPGGHYKLKAVACDNTAITHCIAVQALAQGQQSKDTNGVDIDNNGEPGDLSYNSRGEKSGIH